In the Aneurinibacillus soli genome, one interval contains:
- the ccpA gene encoding catabolite control protein A: MPVTIYDVAREAGVSMATVSRVVNGNPNVKPSTRKKVLGAIEQLGYRPNAVARGLASKRTTTIGVVIPDIASPFFAELARGIDDIASMYKYNIILCDSDERIERELHLTNTLLEKQVDGIIFMGREITENHMQVFTTASVPIVLAGTKDPTGQLPSVDISHYEAGYDATRFLLERGHKRVAMVTGPLVDPLWGMRRFEGYKKALDEVGIMLKDSYVYNGDTHYESGIAAVEQFLSLVDQPTAIFAASDEMAVGVIHGLQDRGLRVPEDMEVIGFDNIRLAEMVRPRLTTVVQPMYDIGAVAMRLLTKYMNNEKVDHHIVLLPHRIEERQSTRAEVDHNDDIE; this comes from the coding sequence TTGCCAGTAACCATCTATGATGTAGCCCGTGAGGCCGGAGTATCAATGGCAACCGTTTCGCGTGTTGTCAACGGCAATCCGAATGTTAAACCATCCACTCGAAAAAAGGTGCTAGGTGCAATTGAGCAGCTAGGCTATCGGCCAAACGCGGTTGCGCGCGGATTAGCCAGCAAGCGTACGACAACAATTGGGGTTGTCATCCCGGATATCGCGAGTCCGTTTTTTGCTGAGCTGGCTCGTGGGATTGATGATATTGCCAGCATGTATAAATACAACATTATTTTGTGTGACTCGGACGAACGGATTGAACGTGAACTGCACCTGACAAATACGCTGCTCGAGAAGCAGGTAGACGGGATTATTTTCATGGGTCGGGAGATTACGGAGAACCATATGCAGGTGTTTACAACCGCTTCTGTGCCGATCGTACTTGCCGGTACGAAAGATCCAACGGGACAGCTCCCGTCTGTCGATATTAGCCATTATGAAGCCGGATACGATGCGACTCGATTTTTGCTTGAGCGTGGACATAAGCGTGTTGCAATGGTAACAGGTCCACTTGTTGATCCGCTCTGGGGCATGCGCCGATTTGAAGGATATAAGAAAGCGCTGGACGAAGTGGGAATTATGCTCAAGGATAGCTATGTATATAATGGAGATACTCATTATGAATCCGGCATCGCGGCTGTGGAGCAGTTCCTCTCACTTGTTGACCAGCCAACCGCGATTTTTGCGGCGAGCGATGAGATGGCTGTCGGCGTGATTCACGGGTTGCAGGACCGGGGGCTGCGCGTGCCGGAAGATATGGAAGTTATTGGTTTTGATAATATTCGTCTCGCAGAGATGGTGCGCCCGCGTCTGACGACAGTTGTACAGCCAATGTATGACATTGGAGCGGTTGCTATGCGTCTGCTGACCAAATATATGAACAATGAGAAAGTAGATCATCATATTGTGTTGCTGCCGCACCGCATAGAAGAGCGCCAGTCTACACGGGCCG
- a CDS encoding bifunctional 3-deoxy-7-phosphoheptulonate synthase/chorismate mutase: MSNEKLEQLRGDLDNVNLEILELINKRAGLVQEIGQLKLKQGVNRFDPERERQMLNLILENNEGPFEDSTIQHLFKQIFSASLELQKDDNRKALLVSRKKKQEDTIVKLGPVEVGGSEPLLVAGPCSVESYEQVRQVGEALKANGITLLRGGAFKPRTSPYDFQGLGVEGLKILRRVADELGLIVVSEIITPADIEMAEEYLDVIQIGARNMQNFELLKTAGRVKTPVLLKRGLSATIEEFIHAAEYIVSGGNSQVMLCERGIRTYEKATRNTLDISAVPILKQETHLPVFVDVTHSTGRRDLLLPTAKAALAVGADGVMVEVHPDPAVALSDAKQQLDIPQFNEFLKNLRASGLYRENAAAVQ, encoded by the coding sequence ATGAGCAACGAAAAGCTGGAACAGCTACGAGGCGACCTTGATAATGTGAATCTGGAGATTCTAGAACTGATCAACAAGCGTGCTGGGCTTGTTCAGGAGATCGGTCAATTAAAGCTGAAGCAAGGGGTTAACCGCTTCGATCCAGAACGTGAACGCCAGATGCTGAACCTGATTCTTGAGAACAACGAAGGTCCGTTTGAAGACAGTACGATCCAGCACCTGTTTAAACAAATCTTCAGTGCCTCTCTTGAACTGCAAAAAGACGACAATCGTAAGGCATTGCTCGTCAGTCGCAAGAAGAAGCAGGAAGATACGATTGTGAAGCTTGGACCGGTAGAAGTAGGTGGAAGCGAGCCGCTTCTGGTTGCAGGTCCATGTTCCGTTGAATCATATGAACAGGTTCGTCAAGTAGGCGAAGCGCTGAAGGCTAATGGCATTACGCTTTTACGCGGTGGCGCGTTTAAGCCACGAACTTCTCCATACGACTTCCAGGGTCTTGGAGTAGAAGGTCTGAAAATTTTGCGTCGTGTAGCTGATGAACTTGGTCTGATTGTTGTGAGTGAGATTATAACACCGGCTGATATTGAGATGGCAGAGGAGTACCTTGATGTCATTCAGATCGGTGCACGTAATATGCAGAACTTTGAGTTGCTTAAAACAGCTGGCCGTGTGAAAACGCCGGTTCTGCTGAAACGTGGTTTGTCTGCTACAATTGAAGAGTTCATTCATGCTGCAGAGTACATCGTATCCGGTGGGAACTCACAGGTTATGTTGTGCGAGCGCGGCATTCGCACATATGAGAAAGCAACACGCAATACGCTTGACATCTCGGCTGTACCGATCCTCAAGCAAGAGACGCATCTGCCGGTATTCGTCGATGTAACACATTCTACGGGCCGTCGTGATCTATTGCTGCCGACTGCAAAAGCAGCGCTTGCTGTCGGTGCAGACGGTGTTATGGTTGAAGTGCATCCGGACCCGGCTGTTGCCTTGTCTGATGCTAAGCAGCAGCTTGATATTCCGCAGTTCAACGAATTCCTCAAGAACCTTCGTGCATCCGGTCTCTATCGTGAGAACGCAGCTGCTGTGCAATAG
- a CDS encoding cell division protein FtsA, producing the protein MSEEQTNQIFALDIGTRSVVGLLVEPDASGKFRLLGYEREEHVERSMLDGQIHDVVAVADVISRVKQRLEQKLNVKLTHVAVAAAGRSLHTQRMETARDITGTGQITRNDIIALELTAVQQAQHILAEQNKANDFTQYYCAGYSVVNYVLDGQIIGSLIDQRGHEAKVDVIATFLPRVVVDSLVAALKRAGLEMLALTLEPIAAINVLVPSTMRRLNVALVDIGAGTSDIAITGEGTVSAYGMVPTAGDEITDALSQAYLLDFNVAEELKRRLSAEDEVIFSDILGMEYQCPSTEVIEKIDAEIQQLASLISERILALNGKAPQAVMLIGGGSLTPNLTRKVAELLDLPTARVAVRGTEAIQTFTDKDELSGPEFVTPLGIAVAARLHPIKYLTVYLNDEPLRVFDLKEMTVGDVLLYAGIDLKRLHGRPGLAMTVHINGRMRMIPGEHGSAPTLLLNGEAAQLDATVQPEDQITFSAGKDGEAASARPIDLADNVDTLDVTLNDTPLSLSPFVTINGERSEWDMLLNDRDEVTIHLPQTLRDVLSAAGQLRAEMDIQKIGFTINGRTMTYAYCPYAFVINGESVTLDDKIHRGDRIMFDRQAVKLPSIQEMLPTEEITELATTITFNGKVIRIPSSETEVLMDGERVEMSDPIHANAEIVVKVRFKREPVFSDAFRYVDDNLHASELGKTLVTTINGEQASFQDPVNTGDVLEFRWE; encoded by the coding sequence ATGTCTGAAGAACAAACCAATCAAATTTTTGCGCTTGATATCGGAACGCGCAGCGTAGTTGGCCTCCTTGTCGAGCCAGATGCGTCAGGCAAATTCCGTTTGCTTGGCTACGAACGTGAGGAACACGTAGAGCGTTCTATGCTCGATGGTCAGATTCATGACGTTGTAGCAGTAGCTGATGTAATCAGCCGTGTCAAGCAGCGACTCGAGCAAAAACTGAATGTAAAATTGACGCACGTTGCTGTAGCAGCAGCTGGTCGTTCACTTCATACGCAACGTATGGAAACCGCACGTGACATTACAGGGACAGGACAGATTACCCGTAATGATATTATAGCCCTTGAACTGACGGCTGTACAACAAGCCCAGCATATTCTCGCGGAACAGAATAAAGCGAACGACTTTACCCAGTATTACTGTGCGGGCTACAGCGTCGTGAATTACGTACTCGATGGTCAGATCATCGGCAGCCTGATCGATCAGCGCGGGCATGAAGCAAAAGTCGATGTCATTGCCACGTTCCTGCCGCGCGTCGTTGTCGATTCCCTAGTCGCGGCACTCAAACGCGCCGGGCTTGAAATGCTCGCTCTTACTCTTGAGCCAATCGCGGCGATTAATGTGCTTGTACCGTCTACGATGCGCCGCCTGAATGTCGCCCTTGTTGATATCGGTGCCGGTACATCCGACATTGCCATTACCGGCGAAGGTACAGTGAGCGCATACGGCATGGTTCCGACGGCCGGTGACGAAATCACCGATGCGCTCAGTCAGGCGTATCTCCTCGACTTTAATGTTGCCGAAGAACTGAAGCGGCGTCTGTCCGCAGAAGATGAAGTTATATTCTCGGACATTCTTGGTATGGAATATCAGTGTCCAAGCACAGAAGTTATTGAAAAAATCGATGCAGAAATCCAACAGCTTGCATCCTTAATTAGCGAGCGTATTCTCGCTTTGAACGGCAAGGCACCCCAAGCTGTCATGCTGATTGGCGGTGGAAGCCTGACGCCAAATCTCACCCGCAAAGTGGCAGAACTATTGGACTTGCCAACTGCCCGCGTGGCAGTGCGAGGCACCGAAGCGATTCAAACCTTCACAGATAAGGACGAATTGTCCGGACCGGAGTTTGTTACCCCGCTTGGTATTGCGGTCGCAGCTCGGCTCCATCCGATCAAATATTTAACGGTGTATCTCAATGACGAACCGCTGCGCGTATTTGATCTGAAAGAAATGACAGTTGGCGATGTCCTGCTATATGCAGGCATTGATTTAAAACGCCTGCACGGGCGCCCTGGACTCGCTATGACTGTACATATTAACGGACGCATGCGTATGATTCCAGGTGAGCACGGTAGCGCTCCAACCCTGCTTTTGAACGGAGAAGCTGCCCAGCTCGATGCCACCGTACAACCGGAAGACCAAATTACTTTTAGTGCAGGCAAAGATGGAGAAGCTGCATCAGCCCGTCCGATTGACCTGGCTGATAATGTAGATACATTAGACGTAACGCTTAACGATACGCCACTCTCCCTTTCCCCGTTCGTCACAATTAACGGAGAGCGCTCAGAATGGGACATGCTTCTGAATGACCGGGATGAAGTTACAATTCATCTGCCCCAAACGCTGCGCGATGTGCTGTCTGCAGCAGGCCAGCTTCGTGCAGAAATGGACATTCAGAAGATTGGTTTTACGATTAATGGTCGGACGATGACATATGCGTACTGTCCGTATGCCTTTGTCATTAACGGGGAGTCTGTAACGCTTGATGACAAGATTCATCGTGGCGACCGTATTATGTTTGACCGTCAGGCAGTAAAACTTCCGTCCATCCAAGAGATGCTGCCAACCGAAGAAATTACCGAGCTTGCGACGACGATTACGTTTAACGGCAAAGTAATTCGCATTCCCTCAAGCGAAACAGAAGTGCTGATGGACGGGGAGCGCGTCGAGATGTCTGATCCCATTCACGCCAATGCCGAGATTGTTGTAAAAGTACGCTTTAAGCGTGAGCCGGTGTTCAGTGATGCGTTCCGCTATGTGGATGATAATCTCCATGCTTCTGAACTTGGCAAGACACTTGTGACGACGATTAATGGCGAGCAGGCTTCGTTTCAAGACCCGGTAAACACGGGAGACGTGCTGGAGTTCCGGTGGGAGTAG
- a CDS encoding insertion element protein gives MGKLKRLATKEDEIVHIELPVSDTERNSRQTDYLLLTPLQFAKKYRHALFQPVTVQYKEQSHSIQMNRCTNPFCKWFGQDQTRFTEVKGKPSRYKLGGSMKHRSQMITCNPDPIHPTRGMTWDCVAQPFSNWSIAEEIARLATLDQVKDRTPDYVFHRDSCTKIMTTPFDQPKDFYKQGKSKSNSQKWQCKTGRKMTNVLPTTRENFSYRQKRNEILPLFAALLLNRTPVKRSCEILGIGSETYYQKSEWLYRRCLEFLERYEKKAFQSKRFKSVWVNTDKLIYYLNNVRKRGKGSHRYDNVEEKHFPTHIVISSDVDTRYVFRSDVAYDWQVRLSDIETDTFLYKEDHVNLFARKNARLRFSYCPQPPSPHDTQSTLEYVQELNEFERRDQYIDGLHVNSTYTTIAHFWLMKQMIHTNEWRFVTDEDFSIMTALFRVFAREVRRADAHHFLCKIDRTKSLKDAFTEYQDTIRDLEVWGARKGYSGSVRKLAFLWLSEFLKHHTFHEEVNVGGNVYRKEASTFMEHPLPSIDQGVRLVDCTTDVSSFDIAHIANMILKVNDKATSSFMQQIRRRLSILERPLVTARKEGKSYIYSNFNPKYAQYAVTILRTYYNFCMTYKTSDGERLTPAQRIGITHKRFTMKDILYFK, from the coding sequence TTGGGGAAACTTAAACGACTCGCTACTAAAGAAGATGAAATCGTACACATCGAACTACCTGTATCTGATACAGAGAGAAATTCGAGGCAGACGGACTATCTCCTGCTAACACCCTTGCAATTTGCCAAGAAATATCGACATGCGCTATTTCAACCTGTAACCGTTCAATATAAGGAGCAATCTCACTCCATTCAGATGAATCGCTGTACCAATCCGTTTTGCAAATGGTTTGGGCAGGACCAAACTCGCTTTACGGAAGTCAAAGGAAAACCGTCCCGTTATAAATTGGGTGGGAGTATGAAACACCGAAGCCAGATGATTACCTGCAATCCTGATCCGATTCACCCAACAAGAGGAATGACATGGGATTGCGTGGCACAGCCATTTTCCAATTGGTCGATTGCCGAAGAAATTGCTCGTCTTGCTACTCTTGATCAAGTAAAAGACAGAACTCCTGACTATGTATTTCATCGAGACTCTTGCACTAAAATCATGACAACACCTTTTGATCAACCTAAAGATTTTTATAAACAAGGGAAAAGCAAAAGCAATTCACAGAAATGGCAGTGTAAAACGGGCAGGAAAATGACAAATGTGCTACCGACTACAAGAGAGAACTTTAGCTACCGACAAAAGAGAAATGAGATTCTTCCGCTATTCGCTGCTCTGTTGTTAAACCGAACGCCTGTAAAGCGAAGTTGTGAAATCCTAGGGATCGGTTCAGAAACGTATTACCAAAAATCGGAATGGCTGTATCGGAGATGTTTGGAGTTTTTGGAACGGTACGAGAAAAAAGCCTTTCAGTCAAAACGGTTCAAAAGTGTGTGGGTCAATACCGATAAATTGATTTACTATCTGAACAACGTACGGAAACGAGGGAAAGGCTCACATCGGTACGATAATGTTGAGGAAAAGCATTTTCCCACACACATTGTGATTAGCAGTGATGTGGATACCCGTTATGTATTTCGTTCTGATGTGGCATATGATTGGCAAGTTCGTCTCTCCGATATCGAAACCGATACCTTTTTGTACAAAGAAGATCATGTGAATCTGTTTGCCCGCAAAAACGCTCGACTACGATTCTCATACTGTCCGCAACCACCTTCTCCACACGATACGCAATCAACATTGGAATACGTTCAGGAGCTGAATGAATTTGAACGAAGAGATCAGTACATTGACGGGCTTCATGTAAACTCCACCTATACCACGATCGCACACTTTTGGCTCATGAAACAGATGATTCACACCAACGAATGGCGATTTGTTACCGACGAGGATTTCTCCATTATGACGGCGTTGTTTCGTGTATTTGCAAGAGAAGTAAGACGGGCAGATGCTCATCACTTCCTATGCAAAATTGATCGTACAAAGAGCCTAAAAGATGCGTTTACCGAGTATCAAGATACCATTCGTGATTTAGAAGTGTGGGGTGCGAGAAAAGGCTACAGCGGTTCTGTCCGAAAGTTGGCGTTTTTGTGGCTATCCGAATTTTTAAAGCATCACACCTTTCATGAAGAGGTAAACGTAGGCGGAAATGTCTATCGAAAAGAAGCATCCACGTTCATGGAACATCCGCTGCCTTCGATTGATCAGGGAGTTCGTCTTGTCGACTGCACAACGGATGTATCGTCCTTTGACATTGCTCACATTGCCAACATGATCTTAAAGGTCAATGACAAAGCGACGAGTTCCTTTATGCAACAGATTCGAAGAAGGCTATCCATTTTAGAACGACCGTTGGTGACCGCTCGAAAAGAAGGGAAAAGCTATATTTATTCCAACTTCAACCCGAAATACGCACAATATGCTGTCACGATTTTACGGACGTATTACAACTTCTGTATGACGTATAAAACGAGCGATGGGGAACGACTAACCCCTGCCCAACGAATCGGCATTACCCATAAGCGATTTACAATGAAAGACATTCTTTACTTTAAGTAA
- the ytxJ gene encoding bacillithiol system redox-active protein YtxJ, whose translation MKEVTNIQELDQFLQENPEAILFKHSTTCPISTQAHDEFMKYADSGAAKPWAMVIVQTARPVSNEIAERFGIKHESPQVLYVKNGTVAWHTSHWNITQDNLSKNAV comes from the coding sequence ATGAAAGAAGTAACAAACATTCAAGAACTCGATCAGTTTTTACAGGAGAATCCGGAAGCGATTTTGTTTAAACACAGCACTACATGCCCGATTAGTACGCAGGCACATGATGAGTTTATGAAGTATGCGGATAGCGGCGCGGCAAAGCCGTGGGCTATGGTGATTGTACAGACCGCACGTCCGGTATCGAATGAAATTGCTGAGCGTTTTGGGATTAAGCACGAATCGCCGCAGGTGTTGTATGTGAAGAATGGCACAGTGGCGTGGCATACGTCGCACTGGAATATTACGCAGGACAACCTGAGTAAGAACGCTGTCTGA
- a CDS encoding isocitrate/isopropylmalate family dehydrogenase: MKKTVVVMQGDQTGQELLDEALRVLQPDVIGFDIDFQSYDLSLENRVKTNNEIVHEAARAMKECGFGLKAATITPEEKGSVGSPNAILRREIDGKVIVRTGRRIPGIRPVAGAYAPIAVVRMAVGDAYGAKEWREGEGIDEVAFRTEKIDRKTCRAVAEFAFRHAQKTNAKVFGGPKYTVSPVYEGMLKEEMDAVSKRYPTVRYEPQLIDATYALLLSSAGDAMVIPALNRDGDCLSDMVLQMFGSIAGAESVLMGFDDEFNTQAVMVEAPHGTAPALFGKNVANPMAMILACASLLTYFHDTQAATASRAIYEATIEAVSEGTRTSDLGGSSTTSGFTDEVIKKVRTKLDVWATMQSF; this comes from the coding sequence ATGAAAAAAACAGTAGTCGTAATGCAAGGTGATCAAACAGGTCAGGAGCTTCTCGACGAAGCGCTCCGCGTTTTACAACCAGATGTAATTGGATTTGATATTGATTTCCAATCGTATGACCTTAGTCTTGAAAATCGTGTAAAAACAAACAATGAAATCGTACATGAAGCAGCTCGTGCAATGAAAGAATGCGGCTTTGGCTTAAAAGCAGCTACCATCACACCAGAAGAAAAAGGGTCAGTAGGTAGCCCGAACGCAATCCTGCGCCGTGAAATCGACGGTAAAGTTATCGTTCGGACAGGCCGTCGCATCCCTGGCATCCGCCCGGTAGCTGGCGCATATGCTCCAATCGCCGTAGTACGTATGGCAGTAGGCGATGCATACGGTGCGAAAGAATGGCGTGAAGGCGAAGGCATTGACGAGGTTGCATTCCGTACAGAAAAAATTGACCGTAAAACATGCCGTGCTGTGGCAGAATTCGCATTCCGTCACGCACAAAAAACAAATGCAAAAGTATTCGGTGGTCCGAAATACACCGTTAGCCCAGTATATGAAGGCATGCTGAAAGAAGAAATGGATGCAGTAAGCAAACGCTACCCGACTGTTCGTTATGAGCCACAACTCATCGATGCAACATATGCGCTGCTCCTCTCCTCAGCAGGAGATGCAATGGTAATCCCGGCACTGAACCGTGACGGCGACTGCTTAAGCGACATGGTTCTGCAAATGTTCGGCTCCATCGCAGGCGCTGAGTCTGTCTTGATGGGCTTCGATGATGAATTCAATACACAGGCTGTAATGGTGGAAGCACCGCACGGTACAGCTCCGGCTCTGTTTGGCAAAAACGTTGCCAACCCGATGGCTATGATCCTTGCGTGCGCATCTTTGCTCACATACTTCCATGACACGCAAGCGGCTACGGCATCTCGCGCGATCTACGAAGCGACCATTGAAGCTGTAAGCGAAGGCACGCGTACATCAGACCTTGGTGGAAGTTCAACAACAAGCGGCTTTACTGATGAAGTGATCAAAAAAGTTCGCACCAAACTTGATGTTTGGGCAACTATGCAAAGCTTCTAA
- a CDS encoding S1C family serine protease → MKRKVTPITRTERQPSYLHPANYFVPIVEKATPAIISITTEDYTVNRKMSEILHQFLFPNSSAPGKEVRRSFGTGFIIHPKGYILTSEHVIHNARTIHVKLANGDSRLAEVIWKDQERDLALIRIMARGTLPVLPLGSSKEVQVGELVISIGNPLGLENTVTTGILSAKNRPVQIAGRKYEDIIQTDAAINPGNSGGPLINMNGEAIGMNAFIIKDNHGLGFAIGIDSIKPFIRKYL, encoded by the coding sequence TTGAAACGAAAAGTAACCCCGATTACGCGCACGGAGCGCCAGCCTTCCTATCTACACCCTGCCAATTATTTCGTTCCGATTGTCGAAAAGGCAACACCTGCTATCATCTCGATTACAACTGAAGATTATACGGTGAATCGGAAAATGTCAGAGATCCTGCATCAGTTTCTCTTCCCGAACTCGTCAGCTCCGGGCAAAGAGGTGCGCCGTAGCTTCGGCACCGGGTTCATCATTCATCCCAAAGGCTACATTCTCACCAGCGAGCATGTCATTCACAATGCCCGCACGATTCACGTCAAGCTAGCAAATGGCGACTCACGACTCGCCGAAGTAATCTGGAAAGATCAGGAACGCGATCTTGCTCTCATTCGGATCATGGCACGCGGTACTCTTCCCGTACTGCCACTTGGTTCATCCAAAGAGGTTCAGGTCGGGGAGCTCGTCATTTCCATCGGAAATCCGCTTGGGCTTGAAAACACCGTAACCACCGGCATCCTGAGCGCCAAAAATCGTCCCGTCCAGATTGCCGGGCGTAAGTATGAAGACATTATTCAGACAGACGCCGCCATTAATCCAGGTAACAGCGGCGGCCCACTAATTAACATGAACGGAGAGGCCATCGGCATGAACGCCTTTATCATCAAGGACAACCATGGGCTTGGATTCGCCATCGGCATCGACAGCATCAAACCGTTCATCCGCAAATATTTGTAG
- a CDS encoding peptide chain release factor 3, with the protein MSTHEPRKTFAIISHPDAGKTTLTEKLLYFGGAIHTAGMVKSRKSKAATSDWMEIEKQRGISVTSSVMQFNYNGYAINILDTPGHQDFSEDTYRTLTAADSAVMLIDAAKGIEPQTIKLFEVCRMRGIPIFTFINKMDRDARDPLALLEDLEEVLGIRSCPMNWPIGSGVDFQGVYDREKQQVEVFRKGEAEHSRSFMPVFSEDADEAAVRARIGDTLYEKLEEDAELLDIAGDPFDQEKINSGKLTPVFFGSALTNFGVQSFLEYFLRLAPGPAPRMSDKGQVVPESSKLSGFIFKIQANMNPAHRDRIAFLRIVSGTFTRGMSVQHVRTGKKIKLSQPQQFLAQDRNIIEDAYAGDIIGLFDPGIFGIGDTLVEGNQAYSFAGVPHFSPEIFARVRAKDAMKYKQFHKGMQQLSEEGAVQYFTTAAPGAENMILGVVGQLQLEVFEYRMRAEYGVEVEIQPLGYSLARWVKGDKKEHELNLIQYGGSLTVKDRAGRLVVLLENEFAERWAQEKNPDVEFVSTSYE; encoded by the coding sequence ATGTCTACCCATGAACCACGCAAAACATTTGCGATTATCTCGCACCCGGATGCCGGGAAAACAACATTGACGGAGAAACTGCTGTATTTTGGAGGAGCCATTCATACGGCGGGGATGGTAAAAAGCCGCAAATCGAAAGCAGCCACATCCGACTGGATGGAAATTGAAAAGCAGCGGGGCATCTCCGTTACATCCAGTGTGATGCAGTTTAACTATAATGGTTATGCTATCAACATTCTTGATACGCCGGGTCACCAGGATTTTAGTGAAGATACGTATCGTACGCTCACGGCAGCAGATAGTGCGGTCATGCTTATTGACGCCGCTAAAGGGATTGAGCCACAAACGATCAAACTGTTTGAAGTATGTCGGATGCGCGGCATTCCGATTTTTACATTTATCAACAAAATGGATCGTGATGCCAGGGACCCACTGGCTTTGCTTGAAGACCTGGAGGAAGTGCTCGGCATTCGTTCCTGTCCGATGAACTGGCCAATTGGCTCCGGGGTTGACTTCCAGGGTGTATATGACCGGGAGAAGCAGCAGGTGGAAGTGTTCCGCAAGGGGGAAGCAGAACATAGCCGCAGCTTTATGCCTGTATTCAGTGAAGATGCGGATGAAGCGGCAGTACGGGCCCGCATCGGAGATACGCTGTATGAGAAGCTAGAAGAAGACGCGGAGCTGCTTGATATCGCAGGGGATCCGTTTGATCAGGAAAAAATCAACAGTGGGAAGCTTACACCTGTATTTTTTGGAAGTGCGTTGACAAACTTCGGGGTGCAATCATTCCTTGAATATTTCTTGCGTTTAGCACCGGGTCCGGCACCGCGTATGAGTGACAAAGGCCAAGTGGTACCGGAATCATCGAAGTTATCTGGTTTTATTTTCAAAATCCAGGCTAATATGAATCCGGCACACCGGGACCGGATTGCGTTCCTGCGCATTGTATCCGGCACGTTCACGCGCGGTATGTCTGTGCAGCATGTGCGTACGGGTAAGAAGATCAAGCTATCCCAGCCACAGCAGTTTTTAGCACAGGACCGCAATATTATTGAGGACGCGTATGCGGGCGACATTATCGGTTTATTCGATCCGGGCATATTCGGCATTGGGGATACGCTTGTAGAAGGAAATCAGGCCTATAGTTTTGCGGGTGTTCCGCACTTCTCACCAGAGATTTTTGCTCGGGTGCGTGCTAAAGACGCGATGAAATACAAGCAATTCCATAAAGGGATGCAGCAGTTGAGTGAAGAGGGGGCTGTCCAGTATTTCACAACAGCTGCACCGGGTGCCGAGAATATGATTCTTGGCGTTGTCGGACAGCTGCAGCTTGAAGTGTTTGAATACCGGATGCGTGCAGAGTATGGGGTCGAAGTCGAAATTCAGCCGCTTGGCTATTCGCTTGCTCGCTGGGTGAAGGGCGATAAGAAAGAGCATGAGCTGAATTTGATCCAGTATGGTGGAAGTCTGACCGTAAAAGATCGGGCCGGACGACTTGTGGTACTGTTGGAGAATGAATTTGCTGAGCGCTGGGCGCAAGAGAAAAACCCGGATGTGGAATTCGTCAGCACATCGTATGAATAA
- a CDS encoding YhcN/YlaJ family sporulation lipoprotein, which produces MNKRTAVLSALLILSLAGGVVGCGKQDGNTQKTQSYRSNEYHMNGSQNYAPRSNAIREDEQRIAKRIAQQAANVDGVTRATAVVHGEDVLVGVEGAKASNVKMLERSVHEALRRTEPGYRIHVTADHTLSTRIRMISQDINGSVGNKMRTAGSDIASLIRDIGNSVTAPFR; this is translated from the coding sequence ATGAACAAGCGAACAGCTGTGTTGTCTGCACTGCTTATTCTGTCACTTGCAGGCGGAGTAGTCGGCTGCGGCAAGCAAGACGGGAATACGCAAAAAACGCAGAGCTATCGTAGCAATGAGTATCACATGAACGGATCGCAAAATTATGCACCGCGCTCGAATGCGATCCGGGAAGACGAGCAGCGAATTGCAAAACGGATCGCCCAGCAGGCTGCTAACGTGGATGGAGTGACCCGGGCGACAGCTGTGGTTCATGGTGAGGACGTACTCGTTGGCGTAGAAGGGGCAAAAGCATCCAATGTGAAGATGCTGGAGCGAAGCGTACATGAAGCGCTGCGCCGGACGGAACCGGGCTACCGTATTCATGTGACAGCCGATCATACGCTATCGACTCGTATCCGGATGATAAGTCAAGATATAAACGGAAGCGTCGGTAACAAGATGCGGACAGCTGGGAGCGATATTGCAAGTCTCATTCGGGATATTGGCAATTCCGTTACGGCACCATTCCGGTAA